The DNA sequence GTTAACTTCAGAATCGATGAGCAAGGAGTCATGAGATGTCCTAACGATAAAGCATTCCATTTTTTATGCAGAAAAGATGTGAGGGGAAATCAGTACGGACGCAAGGAAGAACTGTATGAATGTGAAGACTGTAGCGGATGTCCATATGCAAAGAAATGTAAGAAGACAGATAAGAATCGAACCGTTAGGATCAATCAGGAACTAACTTCCATGCACCGGGAAGTAATCGAAAACCTGGAAAGTATCCACGGTGCGTTATTACGAATGAACCGTTCGATACAAGCAGAAGGTACTTTCGGAATTATGAAAAGCGACCGTTGGTACAAGAGAATTGTCAGAAGAGGTATTCATTCAGTCAAACTGGAAGTTTTACTCGTGGCGATAGGCCATAATTTATATAAATATCAGAAAAAAAAGACAAGAAACAGAACTTCCGCATAGATTCAAAAAAGAATTTCTATGGGGTAGGGGGAGTGCGCTTTTTTTGCGTATGATTTCAGTCATTTATACACAATAATTGCAAAAAGGGAGATGCGAAAAAACTCAATAGAGTTTTTTCACATCCCCCAAAATTTCATTTAGATTACTTAAGAGCAACCTGTGCTCCAACTTCTTCAAGCTGCTTCTTGATAGCCTCAGCCTCATCCTTAGAAACTTCTGCCTTAAGAACCTTAGGAGCTCCATCAACAAGATCCTTTGCTTCCTTAAGTCCAAGTCCTGTAACCTCACGAACAACTTTGATAACCTTAACTTTCTGATCACCTGCTGCTGTAAGTTCTACATCGAACTCTGTCTTCTCTTCAGCTGCTGCTGCACCTGCACCTGCTGCTGCTACTACAACGCCAGCTGCTGCTGATACGCCAAACTCTTCCTCACAAGCCTTTACAAGCTCATTTAATTCAAGAACTGATAATTCCTTTATTGCATCGATAAACTCTGCAGTTGTTAACTTTGCCATTTAATAATCCTCCATTATTTGTTTATTTACGCTTCTTTGCTTTCAGCGATCTGATTAAGCACACGAGCGAAGTTTGTAATAGGTGACTGGATACTTCCAAGAAGTCTTCCGATCAACTCGTCTCTTGATGGTATTGTAGCTATAACTTTTATACCATCCTGGTCATATGTTACACCGTCTACTACTCCTGCCTTTAATTCAAGCTTTGGAGCAGTCTTAGAGAAATTGTAAAGTATTCTAGCCGGAACAGTTGCATCTTCCTTTGAAACTGCAAGTGCTGTAGGTCCCTCAAGTGAGCTATCTAATGTCTCAAATGGAGTACCCTGAGCAGCTAAACGAATCATTGTGTTCTTATAAACCTTATAAGTTACACCTGCTTCTCTAAGTTCTTTACGAAGCTTTGTATCCTGGTCAGCAGTAAGACCACGGTAGTCAACGACTACAGCTGCTTGTGCACCGTCTAAAAGCTCAGCAATTTCCTTAACTATAGGCTGTTTTAATTCGATTTTTGCCATTTTTAACCTCCTTTATAGTTTCAGTAAAACCCGTAAAAGCAATAAGTGTAATCTATTTAAAAAACTCCCTGACATGCAGACAGAGAGTGAGAATACATCAACGTACTTAGTCACTTCCTCGGTAGGCATTGCTTTAAGCCAAAGGCACCTACTGTCTACGGTCGTTTTACCTTGGCTAGGATACCAAATAAGAAAATATTTGTCAAGCGATTTTTCAATTTTTATTATTTTTATATCATTACCTTTATCTTCTGACTGTACTTTTATAAACAGTACCTGATAAAACATCAAACAGTAGACACTTGTTAAATACTACTGTCAAAATTGTAATTAATCCGAATAATATATAAATTAAAAATGTTATTGCAAACATAATTAAAAATAACAGTGATTCAGCGCTTTTATTAAACTCGTTTGTTAAATACAATAATCCTGAAGGTATCAGTAAAAAATAAACTGTTAAAAACAGACCTCTTAAAACAGTTCTAAACCACTTTAAATTTTCAAATACTATTCCAAACTTTAAAAGTGCACTTCCAATTGTTTTTCCGTTAAATAAAGGTATTAAACTGAAGTATAGGGCTGTAAAAACAAAAAACGGTATTTTTGTTTTTAACAAAATATACGGAATATACATTATCAGCATATCAATCATTAATGACAGGCAAACACGAATTTGTGAAACTCTCAAACCGTCCTGCATTGCTTTTTCATCTATTTCCTCTCTTGATGGCAGCAAACGCACAGCAAACCATCCGATAAAATATCCAAGTCCTCCTCCTATAGTGTTTTGAATAATATCATCAATATCGGCTAATCTGTAAGGACCTGGATATATAAAGTATAGTCCGGATAATTGAGTCATTTCAAAAAATAAACTCAAAAATAGTGTAAACAATATTGTCTTTTTAAAATTACATTTAAAATAATAGCGTAAATATATTCCAAAAGGAATCAACATGGCGATATTAAATACCGGAACATAGAAAGTAGGGCGTTTCAATGATTTGATCCATGTTTTGGGATTGTATAAAACAAAAGGATTTTTTCTGATAAAGTCTCTTACGAAAGTAAAAGGTACAATATTTATCATTTCCTTATATCCCGAATGAATATGTTTCGGATTCGGCAAAGGTAAAATTACTAAGAAATATACACTTAACAGATATAAAACAAATGAATACAAAATAAAAGTTCTCAATCTGTTAACAGAGCCATATTTTCTGTAATTAAAAATCATGTACGGCAACGTGATAAAAAAGCAATAAACGGAAAAATTATAAATGCAACTTTTATTGAACTTAAATAACTCATAGATAGTACCCTAATGAAGTAAGCTTGCTAATATATATAATATATAAATATGTACAGGATAGAATATATAGAAGAAATTTTTATCTCCTCTTCCCTTCTCTCCATTATAAAAATATAGCGGAATAATTGCAAATACCATCATCCACTGTATACTTGAAGGATTGGTATAAAACGAAAGAACACTTATAAGTATTAATACTAAAAATTGTATTTTTCTCTTTGTTCTGAAAATATAAAAAATAAAACCAAGCATAACCGTAGAAATTCCGCCTTCTGCGGTAAATAAATTTGGAATCATTAACATTATAAATGCAAATACTCTCGTAAGTTCAGGTGATATTTTACCATCACCAAACATCATACCTAAAAACAACATAGGTGTTGATAATATAACAGGTAAAATTATAATTCCAAGTCCAATGAAAAATGTTTTAATTGATTTTTCTTTAATGGAAGCTACTATATTATCCCATCCGCTATCAAGAATTGCCACAACTAAAAACGTAGCGAATGCATTATTAGATAGCACCACCTGTCCGTTTTCAAACATATTCCCAACAATAAGTTTTCCTATATTCATAATCCATGTCATAAACAGCAGT is a window from the Lachnoanaerobaculum umeaense genome containing:
- a CDS encoding VanZ family protein: MIFNYRKYGSVNRLRTFILYSFVLYLLSVYFLVILPLPNPKHIHSGYKEMINIVPFTFVRDFIRKNPFVLYNPKTWIKSLKRPTFYVPVFNIAMLIPFGIYLRYYFKCNFKKTILFTLFLSLFFEMTQLSGLYFIYPGPYRLADIDDIIQNTIGGGLGYFIGWFAVRLLPSREEIDEKAMQDGLRVSQIRVCLSLMIDMLIMYIPYILLKTKIPFFVFTALYFSLIPLFNGKTIGSALLKFGIVFENLKWFRTVLRGLFLTVYFLLIPSGLLYLTNEFNKSAESLLFLIMFAITFLIYILFGLITILTVVFNKCLLFDVLSGTVYKSTVRR
- a CDS encoding TraX family protein; translated protein: MKSYIDSTKLKYFAIVLMFLDHIHQMFFELGAPGWLSIFGRPVFPILLFLFADSFHYTHSRKKLIIRLLFMTWIMNIGKLIVGNMFENGQVVLSNNAFATFLVVAILDSGWDNIVASIKEKSIKTFFIGLGIIILPVILSTPMLFLGMMFGDGKISPELTRVFAFIMLMIPNLFTAEGGISTVMLGFIFYIFRTKRKIQFLVLILISVLSFYTNPSSIQWMMVFAIIPLYFYNGEKGRGDKNFFYIFYPVHIYILYILASLLH
- the rplJ gene encoding 50S ribosomal protein L10, encoding MAKIELKQPIVKEIAELLDGAQAAVVVDYRGLTADQDTKLRKELREAGVTYKVYKNTMIRLAAQGTPFETLDSSLEGPTALAVSKEDATVPARILYNFSKTAPKLELKAGVVDGVTYDQDGIKVIATIPSRDELIGRLLGSIQSPITNFARVLNQIAESKEA
- the rplL gene encoding 50S ribosomal protein L7/L12 yields the protein MAKLTTAEFIDAIKELSVLELNELVKACEEEFGVSAAAGVVVAAAGAGAAAAEEKTEFDVELTAAGDQKVKVIKVVREVTGLGLKEAKDLVDGAPKVLKAEVSKDEAEAIKKQLEEVGAQVALK